A stretch of Mastacembelus armatus chromosome 1, fMasArm1.2, whole genome shotgun sequence DNA encodes these proteins:
- the LOC113127997 gene encoding trace amine-associated receptor 13c-like: MDGVEGAELCYPQLPNSSCWGVMRPRSEAVLLYVFFSSISVLTVALNLLVIISISHFRQLQTPTNMLLLSLAMSDLLVGLLVMPVESVRFIETCWLLGSLMCALSYIIGFTITSASVGNMVLISIDRYVAICYPLQYPTKVTRSRVEVSVSLCWACSLLYNGLILKDHLRQPDRYNSCYGECLVVINYVPGAVDLVFTFIGPCSVIVVLYMRVFIVAVSQARVMQSHITALAGSSGTVTAKKSEKKAARTLGIVILVFLMGFCPYYYPSLAGQDTSNDASSWAFVSWLLYFNSCLNPLIYAFFYPWFRKAIRFIVTLKILEQNSSQAKIL; encoded by the coding sequence ATGGACGGTGTGGAGGGAGCTGAGCTGTGCTACCCTCAGCTCCCAAACTCATCTTGCTGGGGTGTAATGCGTCCTCGCTCTGAGGCTGTCCTCCTTTATGTGTTCTTTTCCTCCATCAGTGTGCTCACTGTAGCTCTCAACTTGCTTGTCATCATCTCTATCTCCCACTTCAGACAGCTTCAGACCCCCACTaacatgctgctgctctctctggCTATGTCAGACCTCCTTGTGGGGCTGCTGGTGATGCCGGTGGAAAGTGTGAGATTTATAGAAAcgtgctggctgctgggtagCCTGATGTGTGCTCTGTCTTACATTATTGGCTTCACTATCACCTCAGCTTCTGTGGGGAACATGGTCCTAATATCCATTGATCGCTATGTAGCTATTTGTTATCCACTGCAGTACCCTACCAAAGTCACTCGTAGCAGAGTTGaggtgtctgtgtctctgtgctgggCCTGCTCACTCCTCTACAATGGGCTAATCTTAAAGGACCATCTCAGGCAGCCAGACAGGTACAACTCCTGCTACGGTGAGTGTTTGGTGGTAATTAACTATGTTCCTGGAGCTGTGGACCTTGTGTTCACTTTTATCGGCCCATGCTCAGTCATTGTGGTGCTGTACATGAGAGTTTTCATTGTGGCTGTGTCTCAAGCTCGAGTCATGCAGTCTCATATTACAGCTCTTGCAGGCAGTTCAGGAACAGTCACTGCCAAGAAATCGGAGAAAAAAGCAGCCCGGACTCTGGGTATTGTCATACTGGTGTTTTTGATGGGTTTCTGTCCGTACTACTACCCCTCTCTTGCAGGACAGGACACTTCAAATGATGCTTCATCTTGGGCTTTTGTGTCCTGGCTGTTGTATTTTAATTCCTGTTTGAACCCACTGATATATGCTTTCTTTTATCCATGGTTTCGAAAAGCTATCAGGTTTATTGTCACCCTAAAGATACTGGAGCAAAACTCCTCTCAGGCAAAAATACTTTAA
- the caly gene encoding calcyon neuron-specific vesicular protein — MVKLGSNLSDKLEKQPSADDGFDNIPLITPLEVNQLQQPFADKVIVKTKTQYKLQQKKNKLYVPNIKKLNINFYSDVSEKAKITGLILITLAFLTSLLLLLMYKAMWYDQLTCPEGFILKQKHCTPAALEMYYTEQQQQDIRGGTNTGLYTALSHLKQVKGTGPELPSPWLPVISALKEAEGAKQGNEPLKGVLEGEE; from the exons ATGGTGAAGCTGGGCAGCAATCTGTCTGATAAGTTGGAGAAGCAGCCGTCTGCAGATGATGGCTTTGATAACATCCCACTCATCACACCCTTAGAGGTCAACCAGCTCCAGCAGCCGTTCGCAGACAAA GTCAttgtaaagacaaaaacacagtacaagctacagcagaagaagaacaaACTGTATGTGCCGAATATCAAGAAGCTAAATATCAACTTCTACAGTGATGTTTCAGAGAAAGCCAAG ATCACAGGTCTGATCCTCATCACTTTGGCCTTCCTGACCagcctgctcctcctgctcATGTACAAAGCCATGTGGTATGACCAGCTTACTTGCCCTGAGGGTTTCATCCTTAAG cagaaacactgcaCCCCAGCAGCTCTGGAGATGTActacacagagcagcagcagcaagacaTTCGTGGTGGCACCAACACTGGTTTGTACACTGCTCTCAGCCACCTAAAGCAGGTCAAGGGCACTGGGCCTGAGCTACCATCACCATGGTTACCAGTCATCAGCGCTTTGAAGGAGGCAGAGGGGGCCAAACAAGGCAATGAGCCACTGAAAGGAGTGCTGGAGGGAGAGGAGTGA